One genomic segment of bacterium includes these proteins:
- the fabD gene encoding ACP S-malonyltransferase, with protein sequence MTRASAAWLFPGQGAQYVGMAASLLARHETVRRLYQAARERTGVDFALLSSEGPREELVKTSNTQPAIYLHSVALALLLRERGWRPAAVAGHSLGEYSALAAAGWLDPLDGLALVRRRGELMYQAGLDWPGTMAAVIGAAPELVEECCRLATAEGEVAQPANFNCPGQIAISGSLAGVERTTALLKERGVRLVKRLDVSGAFHSPLMEAAREGLLRELADVALQPGVAPLYCNVTGRRVEDAGQIRTLLGRQLTETVRWQGAMESLAADGHREALELGPGKVLSGLMQRIDGEFRVRPVDTADELEALWQEGS encoded by the coding sequence GTGACGCGGGCGAGTGCGGCCTGGCTCTTTCCGGGGCAGGGGGCCCAGTACGTCGGCATGGCCGCCAGCCTGCTCGCGCGGCACGAGACCGTCCGCCGGCTCTACCAGGCCGCCCGGGAGCGCACGGGGGTCGATTTCGCCCTTCTTTCCAGCGAAGGCCCACGCGAGGAGCTGGTCAAGACCTCCAACACCCAACCGGCCATCTACCTCCACAGCGTGGCCCTGGCCCTGCTGCTGCGCGAGCGCGGCTGGCGCCCGGCGGCGGTGGCGGGCCACAGCCTGGGCGAGTACAGCGCCCTGGCCGCGGCGGGATGGCTCGATCCCCTCGATGGCCTGGCCCTGGTGCGGCGTCGGGGCGAGTTGATGTACCAGGCCGGGCTGGACTGGCCCGGCACCATGGCCGCCGTGATCGGCGCCGCGCCGGAGCTGGTGGAGGAGTGCTGCCGGCTGGCCACGGCGGAGGGCGAGGTGGCCCAACCCGCCAACTTCAATTGTCCCGGCCAGATCGCCATCTCAGGCTCACTGGCCGGAGTGGAACGGACCACGGCCCTGCTCAAGGAGCGCGGCGTGCGCCTGGTCAAGCGCCTGGATGTCTCCGGCGCCTTCCATTCACCGCTGATGGAGGCGGCGCGCGAGGGTCTTCTGCGGGAGCTGGCCGACGTGGCCTTGCAGCCGGGTGTGGCGCCGCTCTACTGCAATGTGACGGGCCGGCGGGTGGAGGATGCCGGTCAGATCCGCACCCTGCTGGGCCGCCAGCTGACGGAGACGGTGCGCTGGCAGGGCGCCATGGAGTCCCTGGCGGCGGATGGCCACCGTGAGGCGCTTGAGCTTGGCCCGGGCAAGGTCCTGAGCGGCTTGATGCAGCGCATCGACGGGGAGTTCCGGGTGCGCCCGGTGGACACGGCGGATGAGTTGGAAGCACTGTGGCAGGAGGGATCATGA
- a CDS encoding beta-ketoacyl-ACP synthase III, with amino-acid sequence MALRARVLGTGRAVGPSRLTNEDLTHIVDTTEEWIVSRTGIHNRFIIKPEDGLCTSDLCAEAGGKALSAAGLEAGELDLILVGTVTGDCKFPSTAVFTQAKLGAHRAAAMDLSAACSGFVYGLELADALIRSGVKRHVLVIGAEVLTSMVDWEDRGTCVLFGDAAGAVVFGPSDDDQGVLSTYTMSDGKLADLLWAPGCGTLRPLSPASLANKDHLIHMKGRHVYVHAVRCMADATQQAMDRAGLTPADVDLLIPHQANIRIIEATCERFGFPLEKTMINVDRYGNTSAASIPVALDEAIEMGRIGKGQVALLTVFGGGFTWAAAAVRL; translated from the coding sequence ATGGCTCTTCGCGCCAGGGTGCTGGGAACAGGGCGGGCGGTGGGTCCCTCCCGCCTGACCAACGAGGATCTGACCCACATCGTCGACACCACGGAGGAGTGGATCGTCTCGCGGACTGGCATCCACAACCGCTTCATCATCAAGCCCGAGGACGGACTCTGCACCTCCGACCTCTGCGCCGAGGCGGGTGGCAAGGCCCTGAGCGCGGCCGGCCTGGAGGCCGGCGAGTTGGATCTCATCCTGGTGGGCACGGTCACGGGTGACTGCAAGTTTCCCTCCACCGCTGTCTTCACCCAGGCCAAGCTGGGGGCGCACCGGGCGGCCGCCATGGACCTGTCCGCCGCCTGCAGCGGCTTCGTGTACGGCCTGGAGCTGGCGGACGCCCTCATCCGCAGTGGAGTGAAGCGCCATGTCCTCGTCATTGGCGCCGAGGTGCTGACCAGCATGGTGGACTGGGAGGACCGGGGCACCTGCGTCCTCTTCGGCGACGCGGCCGGGGCCGTCGTGTTCGGACCATCCGATGACGATCAGGGCGTGCTCTCCACCTACACCATGTCCGACGGCAAGTTGGCGGATCTGCTTTGGGCGCCCGGTTGCGGGACCCTGCGGCCCCTCAGCCCCGCCTCGCTGGCCAACAAGGACCACCTGATCCACATGAAGGGGCGGCATGTATACGTCCATGCCGTGCGGTGCATGGCGGACGCCACCCAGCAGGCAATGGATCGCGCCGGGCTGACGCCCGCAGACGTGGACTTGCTCATCCCGCACCAGGCGAACATCCGCATCATCGAGGCGACCTGCGAGCGGTTCGGCTTCCCCCTGGAGAAGACGATGATCAACGTGGACCGCTACGGCAACACCTCGGCCGCCTCCATCCCCGTCGCCCTGGACGAGGCGATCGAGATGGGGCGCATCGGCAAGGGCCAGGTGGCGCTGCTCACCGTGTTTGGCGGTGGCTTCACCTGGGCCGCGGCGGCGGTGCGCCTGTGA
- the rpmF gene encoding 50S ribosomal protein L32: MPLPKKKTSKARRDQRRSHHALSPVGVSTCPQCGQPKLSHRVCPNCGSYKGRTIFSRA, encoded by the coding sequence ATGCCTCTGCCGAAGAAGAAGACCTCCAAGGCCCGGCGCGACCAGCGTCGTTCGCACCACGCCCTTTCGCCCGTGGGTGTATCCACCTGTCCCCAATGCGGGCAGCCCAAGCTCTCGCACCGGGTGTGCCCCAATTGCGGAAGCTACAAGGGACGGACCATCTTTTCCCGCGCCTGA
- a CDS encoding DUF177 domain-containing protein yields MPSMRIQMMEIRRGLDRADLSASPSDLHLLADWFRRDVALVAKITQLPGGWALGMTIRTLVHRSCDRCLGEVELPVEIEDRCVVLEYGSGVADEEEDRLILVAPEQEWVELDQVVRDALRLSQPEYFVCREDCAGLCPQCGSNMNEGDCGCRPLAPDSPLQALARLKRPNRSQ; encoded by the coding sequence ATGCCCTCGATGCGTATCCAGATGATGGAAATACGTCGCGGACTGGATCGGGCGGATCTGAGCGCCAGTCCGTCGGACCTGCACCTCCTGGCGGACTGGTTTCGCCGGGATGTGGCGCTCGTGGCCAAGATCACTCAGCTGCCCGGCGGCTGGGCCCTGGGCATGACCATCCGCACCCTGGTCCATCGCAGTTGCGATCGCTGCCTGGGCGAAGTGGAGCTGCCGGTGGAGATCGAGGACCGTTGCGTTGTCCTGGAATACGGGAGCGGCGTCGCCGACGAGGAGGAGGACCGCCTCATCCTGGTGGCTCCTGAGCAAGAGTGGGTTGAGCTGGATCAAGTGGTGCGCGACGCCCTGCGCTTGTCCCAGCCCGAGTATTTCGTCTGCCGCGAGGACTGCGCGGGCCTGTGCCCCCAGTGCGGCTCCAACATGAACGAGGGTGACTGCGGCTGCCGGCCATTGGCCCCCGATTCGCCCCTGCAGGCCCTGGCCAGGCTGAAACGGCCCAACAGAAGCCAATAA